The Engraulis encrasicolus isolate BLACKSEA-1 chromosome 4, IST_EnEncr_1.0, whole genome shotgun sequence genome includes a window with the following:
- the LOC134448115 gene encoding phosphatidylinositol 4-phosphate 3-kinase C2 domain-containing subunit alpha-like codes for MAPLLWGCFRRGVLQEGLERVQSFFQRHNCRLPLSPSLVAKELSIKSCSFFNSNAVPLKIALVNADPLGEELNVMFKVGEDLRQDMLALQMIRIMDRIWLQEGLDLRIVNFKCISTGKDKGMVELVPSSDTLRKIQVEYGVTGSFKDKPIAEWLRKYNPGEDEYEKASENFIYSCAGCCVATYLLGICDRHNDNIMLRTTGHMFHIDFGKFLGHAQMIGSFKRDRAPFVLTSDMAYVINGGERPTSRFQLFVDLCCQAYNLIRKHSGLFLNLLSLMMQSGLPELTGSQDLKYVYDALQPQTTEAEATIFFTRLIESSLGSVATKFNFFIHNLAQMRFSGLPSSDEPILSFSPRTYTLKQDGRIRDASIFSFQKRYNPDKHYTYVVRLLREGQSEPQFIFRTFDEFQELHNKLTILFPLWKLPGFPNKMVLGRTHIKDVAAKRKRELNSYVHNLMRSSTEVTQCDLVYTFFHPIARDDKTEGLDSIPKVTDPPPLSPVSGRVEGEVKLSVSYRNSTLFIMLMHIKDLMSDEGADPNPYVKTYLLPDPHKTSKRKTKIARKTRNPTYNEMLVYSNLCKESVNQRELQLSVLSAESLRENCYLGGVTLSLKDFDLSKETVKWYKLTAVPYF; via the exons ATGGCACCCCTGCTATG ggggTGCTTCAGGAGG ggggTGCTTCAGGAGGGTCTGGAGAGGGTGCAGTCCTTCTTCCAGAGGCACAACTGCAGACTCCCCCTCAGCCCCAGCCTGGTGGCCAAGGAGCTCAGCATCAAG TCCTGCTCCTTCTTCAACTCCAACGCTGTGCCCCTGAAGATCGCCCTGGTCAACGCGGACCCACTGGGGGAGGAGCTCAACGTCATGTTTAAG GTGGGCGAGGACCTGCGTCAGGACATGCTGGCGCTGCAGATGATCCGCATCATGGATCGCATCTGGCTGCAGGAGGGCCTGGACCTGCGCATCGTCAACTTCAAATGCATCTCCACCGGCAAGGACAAAG GTATGGTGGAGCTGGTGCCGTCGTCGGACACGCTGCGTAAGATCCAGGTGGAGTACGGCGTGACCGGCTCCTTCAAGGACAAGCCCATCGCCGAGTGGCTACGCAAGTACAACCCCGGCGAGGACGAGTACGAGAAG gcgTCTGAGAACTTCATCTACTCGTGTGCGGGCTGCTGCGTAGCCACCTACCTCCTGGGCATCTGCGATCGCCATAACGACAACATCATGCTGCGCACCACGGGCCACATGTTCCACATCGACTTCGGCAAGTTCCTGGGCCACGCGCAGATGATTGGAAGCTTCAAAAG GGACCGGGCGCCATTCGTGCTGACCTCGGACATGGCGTACGTCATCAACGGGGGCGAGAGGCCGACCAGCCGCTTCCAGCTCTTCGTAGACCTGTGCTGCCAAGCGTACAACCTCATACGCAAACACTCGGGCCTGTTCCTCAACCTGCTgtcactg ATGATGCAGTCTGGGCTGCCGGAGCTGACGGGGTCTCAGGACCTGAAGTACGTTTACGACGCTCTACAGCCCCAGACCACAGAGGCCGAGGCCACCATATTCTTTAcaag GTTGATTGAGTCCAGTCTGGGTAGCGTGGCCACCAAGTTTAACTTCTTCATCCACAACTTGGCCCAGATGCGCTTCTCCGGCCTGCCGTCGAGCGACGAGCCCATCCTGTCCTTCTCACCGCGCACCTACACCCTCAAGCAGGACGGGCGCATACGCGACGCCTCCATCTTCTCCTTCCAGAAGAGATACAACCCCGACAAGCACTAC ACGTACGTGGTGCGACTCCTCAGGGAAGGCCAGAGTGAACCTCAGTTCATCTTCCGCACTTTTGATGAGTTCCAGGAACTGCACAACAAGCTGACGATCCTCTTCCCTCTTTGGAAACTGCCCGG GTTCCCCAACAAGATGGTTCTGGGCCGCACGCACATCAAGGACGTGGCCGCCAAGCGCAAGCGGGAGCTCAACAGCTACGTCCACAACCTGATGAGGAGCTCCACGGAAGTCACGCAG TGTGATCTTGTCTACACGTTCTTCCACCCCATTGCAAGGGACGACAAAACGGAGGGTCTGGACTCCATACCCAAAGTTACAG ATCCCCCTCCTCTGAGTCCTGTGTCGGGCCGCGTGGAGGGCGAGGTGAAGCTGTCTGTGTCCTACAGAAACAGCACTCTCTTCATCATGctcatgcacattaaagacctg ATGTCAGATGAGGGTGCGGACCCAAATCCTTATGTCAAGACCTACTTGCTGCCAGACCCCCACAAGACCTCCAAACGGAAAACAAAGATCGCCCGGAAAACAAGGAATCCCACTTACAACGAGATG CTGGTGTACAGCAACTTGTGCAAGGAGAGCGTGAACCAGCGAGAGCTCCAACTGAGCGTGCTCAGTGCAGAGTCCCTTCGTGAGAACTGTTACCTGGGCGGCGTGACCTTGAGCCTCAAGGACTTTGACCTCAGCAAGGAGACCGTCAAGTGGTACAAGCTCACTGCTGTACCTTACTTctga